The nucleotide sequence CGGTCGCGTGGCCCGGGCCGCCGCCGGTGAGCGCGTACACCTGGTCGAACAGCTTGATCCCGCCGATGATCGAGAGCATCAGGTTGATCGTGAACACCGGCGCGAGCAGCGGCCGCGTCACCGACCAGAAGCGGCGGATCGCGCCGGCGCCGTCGATGGCCGCGGCCTCGTGGATCTCGCGCGGGATCGATTGCAGGCCGGCCAGGAAGATCACCATCGAGTACCCGGCGAACTGCCACACGATCACGCCGACGACCGACCACAGCGCGATGTCCGGGTCGCCCAGCCAGTCCTGCCGCCAGGAGTCCAGGCCCACGGCGCCGAGCAAGCTGTTGACCGCGCCGTCCGGGCCCAGCAGGTTGCGCCACAGGTACGCGGAGACGATCGGCGTGACCACGGCCGGTGCGAACAGGAGCACTCGCAGCACGTTGCGGGACTTGATGATGCTGTTGACGCCGAGGGCCAGCAGCAGGCCGACGCCGTTCTGGATCACCGTGATGGCCACGGCGATCACCAGCGTGTGCCAGACCGCCTGGGTGGCCGCGGGATCGTCGACCATCTCCGCGAAGTTGCCGAAGCCGATCCAGGAGAAGTCCGGCGACAGGCCGTCCCAGTCCGTGAACGCGTAGTACACCCCGCGCGCGCTGGGCACCAGCACGACGAAAGCGAACAGCAGCAACGCCGGCACGGTGAACCACCACGGCGGGGTCGCGCGCCGGTTCCCCCGGCCACGCCGGCGGTCCGGCGGCGGGGCGACGGCGTCCGCACGTCGGTCCTTGATGGCGACAGTCATTGGCGCCCACCTCGTTTGAACGTTTCAACGTTGCGGCCGACGGATCAGCCCTGGTCGAGGAGCTTTGGGTAACGTTGCCCATTATTGGGTGCGGGTGACTCTAAGAGCCGGTGACCGACACGTCAAGACACCTGGTGGCAAGCTTGCATGCGTTAGGTAACGTTTCCCAGATGGACCGAACGGAGCCACCACGGCGGGTGACGATCGTCGACGTCGCCCGCCACGCAGGCGTTTCGACGACGGCGGTGTCGAAGGTGCTGCGCAACGCCTACGGCGCGAGCCCGGCCATGCGGGCGAAAGTGCACCGGGCGATCGAGGAGCTGGGCTACCGCCCCTACGCCGCGGCCCGGGGCCTGCGCGGGAAGACCTACACCATCGGCGTCATGCTGCCCGACATCCGCAACCCGTTCTTCCCCGACATCCTCGACGGTCTCACCGACACGCTGCGCGACACCGACTACCACGTGCTGCTCGGCCCCAGCTGCGACAACGAGAAGGACGAAGGCAAGCTCACCGACGCGATGGTCGACCGCGGCATGGACGGGCTCGTCCTCATCGCCCCGGTGATGTCGCGAACGCGCCTCGACCGCCTCGCGACGACCATTCCCACCGTCGTGGTGGGGCGCCACTCCCGGTCGGCGCACTACGACACCGTGACCGACGACGACACGGCCGGCGCCGCCCTCGTCGTCGACCACCTCGCCGATCTCGGGCACCGCCGCATCGCCCACATCGAGCACCACGAGACCGACCCCGCCCGCCTCGCTGAAATGCCCAACGCGGTCCGCGCGGACGGCTACCACCGGGCCATGCGCGCGCGAGGGCTGGCGGTCGACATCGTGTCGACCAGCTACACCCAGGAGGGCGGCTACCTCGGCGCCCAGCAGATCCTCGCCCGCCCCGAGCGCCCGACGGCCATCTTCGCCGGCGCCGACATCGTCGCCAT is from Amycolatopsis mediterranei and encodes:
- a CDS encoding LacI family DNA-binding transcriptional regulator, whose protein sequence is MDRTEPPRRVTIVDVARHAGVSTTAVSKVLRNAYGASPAMRAKVHRAIEELGYRPYAAARGLRGKTYTIGVMLPDIRNPFFPDILDGLTDTLRDTDYHVLLGPSCDNEKDEGKLTDAMVDRGMDGLVLIAPVMSRTRLDRLATTIPTVVVGRHSRSAHYDTVTDDDTAGAALVVDHLADLGHRRIAHIEHHETDPARLAEMPNAVRADGYHRAMRARGLAVDIVSTSYTQEGGYLGAQQILARPERPTAIFAGADIVAMGVLTALSEAGLTVPEDISLAGYDNTSFAALGPISLTSVDQAGHHIGTDAARLLLQRIADRTRPAAQVKLAPKLVPRRTTAPPRP
- a CDS encoding carbohydrate ABC transporter permease, which encodes MTVAIKDRRADAVAPPPDRRRGRGNRRATPPWWFTVPALLLFAFVVLVPSARGVYYAFTDWDGLSPDFSWIGFGNFAEMVDDPAATQAVWHTLVIAVAITVIQNGVGLLLALGVNSIIKSRNVLRVLLFAPAVVTPIVSAYLWRNLLGPDGAVNSLLGAVGLDSWRQDWLGDPDIALWSVVGVIVWQFAGYSMVIFLAGLQSIPREIHEAAAIDGAGAIRRFWSVTRPLLAPVFTINLMLSIIGGIKLFDQVYALTGGGPGHATDTLSTLIYKDAFTLGEFGYSIALAVVLTIIVSVASTGQYLGLSRAEKAVS